Below is a genomic region from Miscanthus floridulus cultivar M001 chromosome 1, ASM1932011v1, whole genome shotgun sequence.
tgcacactttgctactcttgatcttcactaatgagggctctctttgggattctcaaatttcaatcacctcactaggaccttgctcttcttggcactctctaaggtgtttctcagttgttggaatgagcaaaagtacccccacacaccagtggaggctctatttataacatgggctgaaaaacgaaccgttatgtgcctctgcggggtgaccggacgctccggtcatgttgaccggacgcaccgatcagtATACCCCGAGCTCCAGTGGTTGCTCGATAGAGAGGGAGTGGGAGGCCggagtggagagggagagggaggccggagtggagagggagaggcgCCACCGAGAGAGGGAGTAGGGGCCGACCGTCAACGGCGGTGGtccaggaggggaggggcgcacGGGGTGCTCGGGTGGGGACTAGGGAGGGGCGCTGGGGAGGGGACGGGAGGGGGGTATTTGACGAGattttttttgtttgccgagtgtccgatctggacacttggcaaagtttcCAGAAAAAAGATTAtttatttgtttgccgagtgttttagatctgagcactcggcaaagtttttttttaatttttttctttttcttttccagaaaaaatcttttatttctttgccaagtgttctaGATCtaagcactcggtaaagttttttccccattttttattcttcttctttttcaaaaaaatgattttatttctgaGTGTTTTTTTGGACACTTGGCAAACcatatctttgtcgagtgtttttttttgacactcggcaaaccatatatTTGCAGTGTTTTtttgttgacactcggcaaactccctctttgctgagtgttttttttgccgGGTGTTTTTAGCTCAGCAcacggcaaagagcttctttgccgagtgtccgaggaaatgcactcgacaaacataaaagcactcggcaaagagccagttTTCGGTAGTGATTTCACTCAAGATGTTGGACTTTCTCTATTAAAGAATTATAAGTGTAGTAGTATTGTTCAAATAAGAGTTATTAACTACCATCATTTATATGCCATAATGTTCCAGTTACATGTATAAAATTATCTAAAGTAATAACTTATAATTTTTCTATCATAGAGTTttaatataatttaaaatgaatTGTCAGTTCATTAGTGTGTAGTTTGTTAAGGGAACATTGTAacgataaaaaatataaaaaactaATGAATACAACATTTTAGCTTATGAAAACGAATGATCGCTAACTTATATATGTATACATGGTGTACATGGTGACACATAGCGTTTAAGATTACTATGAATATAACGATGAAAAAGTGGGTAATTATGCTTTATAAGGCACGTATGGGTAAAGATATTTTGGCTTTCAACATTTGTATCGTATTattatattttaaaaaatatatatttatgtgTTAAGTTCAAAGTCTAGTGGTCATTTTATCTTTTACTAAAAACATGGAATATTGGTTCTAGAATCCACCCTTGTTTACTACAACGACATAAATGGTCATTTCAGTCTACACCACCATTTCACTCAAGATGTTGGACTTTCTCTATTAAAGAATTATAAGTGTAGTAGTATTGTTCAAATAAGAGTTATTAACTACCATCATTTATATGCCATAATGTTCCAGTTACATGTATAAAATTATCTAAAGTAATAACTTATAATTTTGCTATCATAGAGTTttaatataatttaaaatgaatTGTCAGTTCATTAGTGTGTAGTTTGTTAAGGGAACATTGTaacaataaaaaatataaaaaactaATGAATACAACATTTTAGCTTATGAAAATGAATGATCGCTAACTTATATATGTATACATGGTATACATGGTGACACATAGTGTTTAAGATTACTATGAATATAACGGTGAAAAAGTGGGTAATTATGCTTTATAAGCACATATGGGTAATTTAGATTCAAATTAAAGGAATTACTTTATGTTATCGTTGAAAATAGCATAGATGAGTAATTTAAAAGCAAATTTAGGTTTTCCTTTGAATTATGTTTTATAATAGAAAAGGTTGATAGTTTGGTAGATTTAGGGGTTATTTTTGTTTTTCGTAATAGTAGAAATGGTAACTTCTTTTTGGAAACTGAATAGATCTAATGGCACTTTTAtctatgatggttatagatggGTGACATGATGACCAGATGTTTCTAATTCTTATGGAAATATCTAGTATTTTTTCTAACACATCTTGTGAAAATTAATGTGGAAACTAAACTTTGTTAAGAGACTCCACTTAGTAATATTAAGATATTTGTTGTCATCCTTTGCAGCTATGTGGATCTTCAATATGTCTTTATAGTTGAAACTTAAGCTTAATAAGTTGTATCGACTTTTGATTCATCCTTTTCTATGACACCATGAATCTATattttgactttacattttaaTCTTATTAGTTCTTATATATTATTCTTCTGTTAAGTTCAAACTCTAATATTTGTTGTATCTTTTATTCAAAGttttttcttttatattttattaaaaatagaTTCTAGGTCCTAAACTACACTCTTAGCAACTACGGTGGCATAAAGGTCATTTCAGCTTGCACTACAACACTCAAGATGTTTTGCTATATTGAACAATTACTCagtattgttttataaaaatatggaGTGCTTAAGTTTGAATTACCAGCATTGATATGTCATAATAGTTTAGTGTAAATATATACGTATATAAAACAAGAATTTACAAAAATTATTGTTTTATAGTATTACTATAATTTAGAGTGAATTGGTACGTGATTGCTATGGGAACATTTTGTTCATGAATAAGGAACACTAAAATAAACATTTATTCTAATTTATGCATAATTGTAGTTTAACATGATAGAAGTGTGCAATTTAGAAACATATATAGCGTACATAGATTTGAGCGATATTTAGTTTATTTTTATACCTGTAGACGTGGGTGATTAGATACAAATTAAAGGGTTATTTtgtattatctttcataatgatgGGTGTTGATAGTTTAAAAGCAAATTTAGGGATTATTTTGCATTATTTTTTTATAATGGAAAATGTGGGTTCTTTAGATACAGATTTATGGGTTATGttgcattatctttcataatggcacaAGTGCATACTTTAAATGACATTTACAgagttattttaaattatatttgatAATGACATATGTAGATATTTTAGATGTAATATTaggggttactttatgtattttttataataGTGTGGGTGGGATCATTCTTTTAGAAAATACTATAGATCCAATGACTATTATTGGTGGATGGTTATAGAGTTTACTAAATTAAAGGCAAGATGCttaatttttttagaatttttttCTAGCGTGTGTTGATTTATATTTTTCATAACACGTTTATGAAAATCAACATGGAGGCTGCGCTAGAGAACTGCAAGTGATATTAAGATACACATTCAGCGGCGCAACCAAACACACACGCAAGTCACCGCTAGCATTATTGCCTCGGCCATCTCTCGTCTATCTGCAAACTAATACTACTTCAGTACTTTGCATATAGTGATAGATGAATCATAAAGTTAGCTTTACGACTTCAGCATGCATCGGATAAAAAGAGATGTTGATACGTATAGAATGGGTGGGACAAAGGGAACTTAGGATAAGAGCACTTGACGTACGGGGTAATCGCGATGCAAACCCAAGTCAAGCTTGTAGGATTACTCTATGCAAAGTAGGATTTGAATAAATTGAGAAGCGTCAGATCATCTGTGCCAAGAGTGCAGAATTAGGCAGCCGAATCCTTCAGTAGCGATTGGCTTTGCATGGTACATCTAGCTAGCTTAAAGAGGGCCATAGGCTGTAGCTACTAGCCTGCAGGAGCAATGTTCTGTAGTATAATTACCTAATAAATGGTTTGTAGCAGAACAGAAGGGCACTGCGTGAGGAATGAGGACCAATGAGTTGCGGTCATGGCAATTGCAGGGTCTTTCTCGGACCAGACCAGGTCAGCATATACGGCACTCGGTTTCGCTTTTTGACAAAATAACCATCTGGTCAGCACAATTGTAGAGCAAATCTTACGGCCGGTTGCTGCTCGCATCGACCATCCTCAGCCCTCAGGCCTCAGCTGCAGCGAGGTTTACGGTGGTTTCTCCACAGAGACGGCTCGATGAATGACGATGGGGATGGGCTTGCATTAGACTGTTCGGCGCAGCAGAACGAATAAAATGATGGGCTGCGAAGTAAGCTAAAAAACTGATGGGCCGCGAAGCAATCTAAAAGGGCCGACTGCACATGGGCTTTAGTCCTCGGCAAAGTCCCCCAGAAGAAACGGTCGTTCTTGATGTGACAGCTGCTCCGAGCCTCCGACGGCTTCCCGTTGCACGTTGGCGAATggcgaccttcaaatcaaactGACAAATTGGTCGGAGCAAAACCCAAGTGGAAGTATATAGATAGATTCTCTAATCCCCACCCCCCCTGCTCAGAATTGGCTGagcctttttttttttaccttttgGGAGGGAAGAAGCGGCGGCGTTTGTTTAGCAGGGGAGATCCCCTTCCGCGGTCATCCAACGGGCGCCACCACCCAGATCAGTTTGGAGGTACGATTGATTTATTTACCTTTGCAGCTCAGCGGCTGCTAGATTTATCTGCCTTGTCATCGAAGAGCAATCCTGATATCTTATTGGATTTGCGCATTGGGAGTAAATCTGTTCCATTCCAGCTTCGTGGCCGCATGAAAGTATGAAACCACTGTGTATAATCCCAAAAGGAACACGAAGCAGGTGTTTTCAACGGTGCATCCGCCCCTTTTGTTTTGCGCACCAGTTGCTGTTTGTTGTAGGTTCATCATTTGGCAGCAGAATGTAGGCAAGACGCACGCTTAGCTGATGGCAAAACAGGGGGGCAATTGATGAAGAGAAATCGGTTCCTgggcactgtcagtcccagcagCAATCAGTAACATGGTTTTGTGACAGAAATCGTTGTATTTATATGCTGGTACAGAATCACAATAAGGTATAGCCGGAGAACACTGGGTTCTCTCAAATACACTCTACCGATCTACATGACCTACTTATTGTTAATTCCATCACTTATTTCACTGAACTGTGATGGGCCGACAGCACCGCTGTTCCGAAGGTCACCTAGGTCCTGCCATGCAGGATATGTCAATGCTGCTGATCTTTGAAAGAACTCATTCGGTTTCACTTCCTCTCTTTTTGCTGCTATCTTGGCAGAAGGAGCCAATCTCAAGCTTATAAGCTTGTCACTCTTGATAAATCAAGTCAGATTTAATTTGCAAGGTCTTTTGCTAATTCTTCTTAGGTCCAGTTGAACCCATTCAAGTCAATTTTCTTGCAGTTCTGTGGCCCGTCAGTGGTGTCATTGATATTCAGATCCAATTTTGCTGCCTTGCGTGTCATACTAAAACTGTCTCTCTCACGCCTGTCTAGGTGGCTTGGAGGCCTCATGCTTAGCTTGTCAAGGAACAAATCCTCTCTCCCTCTTTCTTTTGCTTGTATATCGAAGGTCATGCCTCCTATCTCCTTTCCTCTGTGAGCAGAAAGGCTGATTGATAGGATATCTTGATCTTTCTGTGAGCCATCACAAGCAGTTAAGCAGCTGTCAACTGACCCATCGCCAAGTTGGATGGTGTGCCCTTGTAGAATTTGGGAACCTTCAATCTCAAAGCCTGTAAATGCATGCTGGAGGCATTCTGTCGATACCTTTGAGACTAATTCTGACAGTTGCATCTTCGCGGTTTCTACACCGACTGACCCTGCATTCTGCTTTGAAAGTGTCTCCTGTGCCTTTTCTAGCACAGATTGTAGGTACTTCCCTTGTGCTTCAATGCGGAGTTGCAAATGTCTTTGTACCTGTTGAAAGGCATCGTTTATGTGTAAGGTATCACGTTATCAGTACTTGAGCACTGACAGTAAAGAGGTTGCGACATGAAAAGAATAAATTATTGATTTACAATTGGTCAGGTTGTTTGAACTTTTTTTAGCATCATTAGTTTTTACACGTTCTTTTTTAAACCGTGTTCAGTCAAATTATGACAAGAATATATCCATAGACAACCATGACTAGACCCTCTTGCATTGTGAGCCTCTTAGAAGTCATGCTCTGGTGTCCAGCATATACTTTTAGTTGATAAATGAGCTATAGATGTTGCATTGtgtgaaggacaagctatgtggaTGCTCTAAAGCTAAAGATATGCATACATTACATACATTTTTTCTCTTGGATTTTTTACTCTATCAGTAATATAGGAACTAGTGCTTGGCTAAAAAAATTGGGGTGATTGGAGCAATTACAAGTGATGTTTTTTCTTAAAGGAATGGTTATTGAGATGTCATTTATTGACATGTAACATTATACATGATCTGACCATGTCCCGGAAGTTTACCAAATGATGGTTAAGCTACTTaatttttctttatttggatgtcTGTACATCAGGTACTTTCATGGCAAAATAAACCTTCATTCGATGAGTGTCCTAGATCTACTTAAAGCCTGGTTTGGGATACATTTTGCTATATATTTGGCCACACAATCTACTCCAGTTTTGTACACTATAGCTCTCCTAGGGATGCATCAGTTAGAAAATGTAAACATTTGTGTATTCGTAAGGAGTGTTTAAATGGTAACTTAGTTGGTAATATGATTTATTTTCTTCTGCTTCTGTACCTCTAGTTGCTCATGCAGTTGGCGCTGTACTTCAATTTGCATCTGAAGGGCTTCACCTATGTGCACAGATCTGATAAAATGCAAATCCATGTTATCTTATGCAAACATGTTGAAGCAAACATTTATTCATCTCTTACTTGTTTGTCTGGGTTCCAAGGTTTAAGTGGCTAGCTGGTGATCCATTTCCTTCAGGTGGTTTCTCCATTGCCATGGCGCAGCCAACCACTGAAGAGCAGAAAGGAGATTCAGTATGAAGCTTAATTGGAGGCTGATAACTGCTAGGTA
It encodes:
- the LOC136545496 gene encoding myb-related protein 2-like, with the translated sequence MYHHQQQLQSHSHFLSSRQTFPPERHMLLQGGSIPAESGLVLSTDAKPRLKWTPELHERFVEAVNQLGGPDKATPKTIMRLMGVPGLTLYHLKSHLQKYRLSKNIHAQANGGNAKNVVGCAMAMEKPPEGNGSPASHLNLGTQTNKSVHIGEALQMQIEVQRQLHEQLEVQRHLQLRIEAQGKYLQSVLEKAQETLSKQNAGSVGVETAKMQLSELVSKVSTECLQHAFTGFEIEGSQILQGHTIQLGDGSVDSCLTACDGSQKDQDILSISLSAHRGKEIGGMTFDIQAKERGREDLFLDKLSMRPPSHLDRRERDSFSMTRKAAKLDLNINDTTDGPQNCKKIDLNGFNWT